ACTGATGATTCTCATCAACAACAGGCAAAGTATCAACCTGATTCAGATGCATCAAGCGAACAGCCGATTCCACACTATCATTCATTTTTAGAAAAAACTTAGCCGAACGCATAATATCTTGGGCAAGAACTACTTTTGCTGAATGTTGCATTCTAAGTTCATCATAAATCTCTTTTACTGTCAAACCAGATCCAAAAGAACAAAGCTTTTTATTATTTCTAATACCACGAATTAAAGCAGCCATAACTTGTAATATTAAATATGGCGTCTCATCAGGAGATATTATCAAGGCAATAAAATGCACCTTTTCTCCATCCATGCTATTAAAATCAATGCCTTTTAAGTTCCCGGCTATGGCAACAACACAATTATTCCACCCCTTAATACGTGCATGAGGAAACCCCAACCCTTCACCAATACCCGTAGACTCAGAACTTTCTCTTTTCATAACCGCTTTAATGGCATCTTCTTTGCTTACAGAACCCGTAGCCAAAGGATTTTTTTGATAAATAGTATCAATCAATTCTTTAATAGCGTCGTTTTTATTTTCCGCCTTAAGATTAACTGTGATTAAATCTTCATAAAGATAGCTAAGAATATCAAACATATCTAATTCACTTTCCTATCGAACACCGAGTTCATGACGACGTTTTTGGACACTTTCGTCTTCTAAATATTCATCCAAAGTTGTGTGAACGCGATCAATGTAGCCATTAGGAGTAATTTCAATAATACGATTAGCTACAGATTGTATTAACTTGTGATCATGGGAAGAAAAAAGAATCGTCCCCTTAAACTTCTCAAGACCACTATTAAGGGCCGTAATCGATTCTAAATCCAAGTGATTTGTTGGTTCGTTTAAAATTAAGAAATTTGCTTGAACAAGCATCATCCGTGATAGCATACAGCGGACTTTCTCTCCACCCGACAAAACCTGAACAGATTTAAAAGAATCTTCGCCTGTAAAAAGCATGCGCCCTAAAAATCCACGCACAAAATTTTCATCTGTATTATCAGAAAACTGACGTAACCAATCAATAAGATTACAATCAACCTCAAAATACTTTGCATTATCCTTCGGATAATAAGCGCAACTCGTTGACGCACCCCATTTAAAACTACCGCTATCCGGATTGATCTCCCCCATGAGTATCTGAAACAAAGTTGTTTTGGCAAGATCATTAGGACCAATAAAAGCAATCTTGTCCCCTTTTTCAACC
The Candidatus Omnitrophota bacterium DNA segment above includes these coding regions:
- a CDS encoding PTS sugar transporter subunit IIA, which translates into the protein MFDILSYLYEDLITVNLKAENKNDAIKELIDTIYQKNPLATGSVSKEDAIKAVMKRESSESTGIGEGLGFPHARIKGWNNCVVAIAGNLKGIDFNSMDGEKVHFIALIISPDETPYLILQVMAALIRGIRNNKKLCSFGSGLTVKEIYDELRMQHSAKVVLAQDIMRSAKFFLKMNDSVESAVRLMHLNQVDTLPVVDENHQYKGAVSCFDIFNYGIPDFFNQLQTVSFVRHLDPFEKYFIMKNGLTVKNILRDSNLVISQDDTLMEIIFQLSVKNKAKLFVVKDGRLVGEIDRFSLIDKVLFF